In the Entelurus aequoreus isolate RoL-2023_Sb linkage group LG21, RoL_Eaeq_v1.1, whole genome shotgun sequence genome, AAATTGAGGCCTTTAAGAGTAATGAAGATGCAAAAAAGAGGCTAGTGGAGTCCTATGAACTCATGTTGGGCTTCTACGGCGTCCGCCTGGTTAACAAAGAGACGGGTGAAGTGACACGAGCAGACAACTGGAAAGAGCGCTTCGAGAACCTTGAGCGGAACATGCACAACAACCTGCGCATCACTCGTATCTTGAAGAGTCTGGGCAAGCTAGGATTTGAGCACTATCAGGCACCGCTCGTTCGCTTCTTCCTCGAGGAAACTCTGGTCAAGAAAAACCTCACCAGTGTTAAACGCAGCGTACTTGACTATTTCCTGTTTGCGATTCTGGATAAACAACAAAGCCAGGAGTTGGTGCGCTACGCCTACCTTCACTTTGAACCAAAGGATACATTTGTGTGGTGTCCCAGGAAGATTCAGAGGCAGTTTAAGAAGttcagaaagaaagaaaaacatcgGCATTCCTCCTCTTCTTATTCCACAAAAGACCATTACGAAGATAAAGAAAAAATCAAGGACTCCACCAAGgacaagaccatggaccatggaacaaggaaacacataacaagaccatggaccatggaacaaggaatcGCATAACAAGATAATGAACCTaagaccatggaacaagtaaAGACATTTCCAGATGCCAAATGCTTTGTGAGAAGTGTTTTGGTTAAAACCAAGATCAACACGGTTCAACGACCAATAGATTAACTCTGCCTGCTAATGGAAGCAGCTTGATGGACTGAGGTGGGATTCGGTTCTCCAGACTCGATGACTCGATGACCGCTTTGGATATGACTATGGACTTTGAAGAGACTTGACGAGTAACTCAAGTAACTTCATTAATTTTGAATTTGAAGAACATAATTGTTTGGATTGTATTGTTCTAttatggctcctttaaatattattatttatgtaattgttttgctacagcacacaattaggggccgggatgttggagcctatctatattatttatttattaattgttttgacaatgaaatcaattaatgtcaataatgatgttgatgaattattggatgttttagatttcattgtgattgactgattgttttcagctgctcacgctcctactggtggGCCAcgtcctcctcctataattaagaagacaggacagctgggtgcccttggtctgtctatcatgttgaaggagtgaggagtaaaacagtttgtttaccgctaaacaagttattttgaagccacgctaaacaagttattttgattatgttgaaagtcaaccacggagaatattttttgtttgtgaaaataaattatgatcattttgaatctagaaatatctccgcaAGTGCTTATTAATGAATTTAGTGGGTCAAACACCTCCTCcccaagactactctgcattactttatttttattttttcgaactttttgaacgcaagagtagccgctacaccatggtttaatagtattgttgattttctgtctatccttccagtcaggggtttatttcttttgtttctatctgcatttaagcacgatgctatcacgttagctccgtagctaaagtgcttcgccgatgtattgtcgtggaaataaaagtcattgtgaatgtccatttcgcgttctcgactctcattttcaagaggatatagtatccgaggtggtttaaaatacaaatccgtgatccacaatagaaaaaggagaaagtgtggaatccaatgaacccttgtacctaagttacggtaagagcgaaaaaaagatacgtcctgcactgcactctagtccttcactctcacgttcctcatctacgaatctttcatccttgctcaaatgaatgggataatcgtcgctttctcggtccgaatcgctctcgctgcattgtaaacaatggggaaatgtgaggagcccttcaacctgtgacgtcacgctacttccggtacaggcaaggcttttttttttatcagcgatcaaaagttgcaaactttatcgtcaatgttctctactaaatcctttcagcaaaaatatggcaatatcgtgaatgatcaagtatgacacatagaatggatctgctatccccgtttaaattaaaaaaaaatcatttcagtaggcctttaaaccttgaTGTATGAACCTAATTGGTTCCTGACCAGGGTTCatgaatacaaaacccaaaaccagtgaagttggtacgttgtgtacatcgtaaataaaaagagaacacaatgatttgcaaatccttttcaacttatattcaattgaatagactgcaaagacaagatatttaatgttcaaactgagaaacttaatttttttttcaaataatcattaacttagaatttaatggcagcaacacattgcaaaaaagttggcacaggggcatttttaccactgtgttacatggcctttccttttaacaacactcagtaaacgtttgggaactgaggagaccaatttttgaagcttttcaggtggaattatttcccattcttgcttgatgtacagcttaagttgttcaacagtccggggtctccgttgtggtattttaggcttaatattgtgccacacattttcaatgggagacaggtctggactacaggcaggccagtctagtacccgcactcttttacgatgaagcattaatggtgtcttcacagatgtgtaagttacccatgccttgggcactaatacacccctgtacagcccttacctttgggctggtaccgagggcgactgtgttgaccagtttgacgcgtgtaaatgatagaatgtccagtactgtagaactgtgtttggatatgacaatccgtttattccagctatctaaattaaatcaaatgtaagttATATAACATAAAGTATGCTAACCTTGAATGGCACATTGTCACAGCATTGTCACGGCAAGACACGACACGTCACGTCACAAACACgaacacgaccacgaccacgatcgaaaactgtttgtcctccaatcgccctgcccatgctcacacctgaacccaatttaaaggaggctaccatggtaaccgcaCCATGGTAACAGTccctccctgtcaacacttcctggttcttaacaggaagtgggcggagcaatctgccgcaAAGGAAATTCatcatgctgaacccaacaatcaattacagaaaataaaaacaaaaacaatataaacaaataaggaattttggctccaacactCCGGCCCCCAATTGAGAAGGGCATGATGCCAtgaacaattcaaaataaataacaatggagccataaataaacaaataataatcgtctttgaatgtgtgttttttttaattttttattacacTTCAGCTTCTTGCAGCAAGCACATTTTTGTAACTGGTCTGTCCAGTGTGCTTGTTTTAGTTTTGATTTTAGCAGAACGCACCAATCCTTTTTTATCTGGATAAGTCTCCATGACTCTTCCAAGTAACCAAGAGCCACGTGGAGCGGTATTGTCTGCGATGAGTACAATGTCATTTGGGACGAGGCTTCTTCTCTGTTTGCTCCACCTCTGCCGCTCCTGTAGCAAAGGTAAGTACTCTCTTAACCAGCGTTTCCAGAATAGGTCAGAGATGTATTGGACTTGTCTCCATCTTCGTTTGAGATAGAGGTCTGATTTTTCAAATAATCCAGGTGGTAAAATTGGTGTTCCTTTCATGGTCAGAATGTGATTTGGAGTGAGGGCTTCTAGATCATTGGGATCCCCAGACAACCTTGTTATGGGGCGGTCATTCAGGATCGCTTCGACTTCACACAGCACCGTTTGAAATCCTTCGTCATTCAGGGTTTGCTGTCGTAGAACTGATGTCAATGTTCGTCGGATCATTCTGATCAAGCGCTCCCATGCACCTCCATGGTGAGAGGCTGTTGGTGGGTTGAAGCTCCACTGTGTTCCTTCCTCCAGAAATGCTGACTGTACTTTGCTGTGATTTAGAGCAGCGAGTGCTTCTCTCAACTCCCTTTCAGCACCAACAAAATTGGTTCCATTGTCAGACCTTAAATGAGAGACTGGTCCTCTTCTACAAATGAACCTGCGTATAGCATTTATACAAGAATCGGTATCCAATGAGTAGGCGACTTCCAAATGAACTGCTCTACATGCCATACAGGTAAAGATAACCCCATATCGCTTTTCCAATGAACGACCTCTCTTGACCTCAACCGGGCCAAAATAATCAACTCCGACGTTGGTAAATGAAGGTAGGTCGGCAGCGATCCTCTCTACAGGTAGGTCTGACATCTTCTGTTCGCCCAATTGACCTCTATGGCGTTTACAGAAGACACAGTTTGAAATGATTTTTCTGGTGGCTGCATTAGCACTTGTGATCCAATATTTCCTTCTTACCCTGGAAAGTACATGGTTTCTCCCACCATGTCCCAGTTGTTCATGGATGTGTTTTAGTATCAGAGCGGAGATGTGGAGATCTTTTGCGAGGATAATGGGATGTTTAGAATCCTCTGACATTGCTGCTTTACTCAATCTCCCTCCTACTCTGAGCAAACCGTTTTCCAGAATGGGGTCCAGCTTGTAAATAGAACTGTCTTTCTTCACGTTACTCTTCCCAGATTTCAATAAAGCAAGTTCCTGTGGGAATCTTTGCTCTAGAGTGAAGTGGATGATGGCTGTCTCAGCTTTTGACAGATCGTCTGGTGTTAGAGTTTGGTTTCTTTGTGCAGCTTTAATGTGCATTATTTCCTGATCTATTTCGTTATCACTTAATAGCTTTCTCTTTTGACTcatctccagtagagtcctcttTATTTTCAGTATCCAGGCAACTGACCTCTTCAACCGTTTCCAGTCAGAGAAGTAGGTGATCAGTTGGTGAGTAGCATTTGGAGTATCAACAATAACTACATTGGTGCTGAGCTCCTTTTTTACCTCAGGGTCCTCCACTGCAATCCCATACTCCATCATATCAGCTGGCCACTCTTCCTCTTGTTTCTTCAGAAACTCAGGGCCTTCTATCCATCCTTTGTGAGTCAGTAACTCATCCACTTTAATTCCTCTTGAGGCTTTGTCTGCAGGGTTTTCAGTGGTATTAATGTACCGCCATTGTGTGACTTCAGATGTTTTGCGAATGGCAGAAATCCTGTTTGCTACAAAAGTATGAAATCTCTTGTCCTCATTTTTGATGTACTTCAAAACGGACGTGCTATCAGTCCAGAAGCAAGACTTCACCAGTTGAAGCTGTATTTCTGCTTTAATCATCGTGTCCACACGGACCGCAAGAGCAGCTGCAGTGAGTTCTAGACTCCCTCAGTTCCGGTTTTGAGcgtccctgggtttgtgttttcgtTGCGATGGGTGCAgactggtttcacctgcctctgattagtgttcggcacgctcacctgctgccgggcactaatcagagagctacttattcccgtttTTCGCCACAGTCAGTCTGGTTCTCTTATTTTCTTCATGCAACATTTACGTTTGTGATCCACGCTTTTCGGCACGcttgctttgtttgtttgttcctgcctgatttatgacaataaatcactgtcttacctgcaccttgcctccggagtttccgtctgcatcctgggagaaggacccacgcataaacatgcgacccaGACGTGACAGTTATAGCATTTTTGCAAAATGAAACAAATTAATTTTGGTTctaaaaattgtatatttttttaaattttgcaaatgttttagaaataaagaggaatgggtgaaattgCCCAAAGATAGTTGTTCCAAGCTTGTTAaaacaagtaccaatgattgtcacacacactaggtgtggtgaaattatcctctgcatttgacccatcacccttgatcactccctgggaggtgagaggagcagtgagcagcagcggtgccgcgcccgggaatcatttttggtgatttaacccccaattccaacccttgatgctgagtgtcaagcagggaggtaatgggtcccatttttatagtctttggtatgactcggccggggtttgaactcacgacctaccgatctcagggcggacactctaaccactaggccactgagcagtggcattgtattaaaaaaaagacttgagactgtaattgctgtcaaaggtgcatcaacaaagtactaaGCAAATGCTGTAAAACTTATGTGATTgtgattttttaattgtatttatttttaatgaatttgcaaaaattctgaaaaaaaaaaccctgcctgTATTCCCCCCCACATTTGGAAGCGAAAACTTATGACTTCCACTTTTGtcagaaatgtttttaattttaaacgTCCAATTTTCCAAACACTATCGTCGTTACTATTTACGCTGCACATGCTCCATTTTTGTATCACACCCAACCAACCCTTAAGAGTCGAGCCCTGCGGTTAAAGAAGCCCATTTAAATTTGTGGTACTTTGTCAGAAATGTACAAGCAAAGTGTTTTCAACTTTACCAGACCAATCAAGAGGGAGTTACTGTGCACCTGTATGCTACTCCTACGCAATAATTATTGCATGCAGCCTCAGAAATGCCTGAGAGGGGAAAAAGGGAACTTTGAACACAGCAGGACACAACTATAACACTTAAAATTGGCCATGAAACACTGTGGAGGTGAACCATTGGCAAATCATTTTCACTTCCAGTTTTTGTAAGTAATCAAAACCAAAAGATTTGGGCTAAGACCTTCTGATTTGAAGCATTGGAACGCCATGCGGGCTCAGCCTTGAATGTGTGTGGTAGATTGTAATAAGCATTTTTTGGAGTCAGACACTGGAGGCTTTTGTTAGAATATTTTCGGAGAGTGACGTCACTGGaggaacacttctgcactctgaccatgttatcagatcatCCATACTAGCAATAGGCGAACATTGGCAagcgatgtgctgttta is a window encoding:
- the LOC133638963 gene encoding opioid growth factor receptor-like, which produces MPVRVKTASMEDDCVCVYDSTWDTESDGEDQARDGQHRRSSQDKNKSGWTSESWHRTPRNMRAAKDMQNYRRGYPNLADEECSEDKMNNLQFYLNKFPSSPDNVYIESFLKEWKNDYKKLERVHSYIQWLVPLRELGVNYMASELTKKEIEAFKSNEDAKKRLVESYELMLGFYGVRLVNKETGEVTRADNWKERFENLERNMHNNLRITRILKSLGKLGFEHYQAPLVRFFLEETLVKKNLTSVKRSVLDYFLFAILDKQQSQELVRYAYLHFEPKDTFVWCPRKIQRQFKKFRKKEKHRHSSSSYSTKDHYEDKE